Proteins from one Acropora muricata isolate sample 2 chromosome 9, ASM3666990v1, whole genome shotgun sequence genomic window:
- the LOC136927884 gene encoding uncharacterized protein isoform X1, with protein sequence MESSLYILLGLLVCLSFLSGSDIYPSIHWIPQNPLFETDGNICGPGPRYLKVQLNSKISFICPNLATVLQKSTTAIQTSEMYENLWFLENKTAFDACDTSLDPKARRLLTCSSPTTLVFSTMIFLQFTAEKDGLVFEGGRTYYLIATSDGTQSHLNDRSGGHCNDTENNVNMKIEVYVCKKGNQTATDPKCAIDVGNLRCPSATTVTPSSSVADAIASSQTMPAVEESSSRLTLHPSMSATVSASRQSGITKTVSSGVMTSCPNICDWTACFEELAKTPVSLHIASSKLAITNISMTLDVLSYSPTLLPADTSTDSNQLETISSSRLFQSVMPAGTLESFATSLTTTVSPTVASQDMCERCKTSCSSNTSSILGAQQEQLSGNKNSNSSGAWRTTALFFAAIVSLVFMGIIGIIIYKNNKRCFRRPRRGIAPCEGTSKEMQLRYSEGSSNQIP encoded by the exons ATGGAGTCTTCTTTATATATTCTACTTGGCCTCCTCGTCTGCTTGAGTTTCCTATCTGGCAGTGACATTTATCCTTCAATACACTGGATCCCTCAGAACCCATT aTTTGAAACTGACGGAAACATCTGCGGACCAGGACCCCGATATTTGAAAGTTCAGCTGAATTCTAAAATCAGTTTTATTTGTCCAAATCTTGCAACCGTGCTTCAGAAAAGTACAACCGCCATTCAAACATCAGAAATGTATGAAAACTTATGgttccttgaaaacaaaacagcgTTTGATGCATGTGACACATCACTAGATCCTAAAGCAAGACGACTGTTGACGTGCTCTTCTCCAACTACATTGGTGTTTTCTACGATGATATTCCTTCAATTTACAGCGGAGAAAGATGGCCTGGTATTTGAAGGAGGGAGGACATATTACTTGATTG CAACTTCTGACGGAACACAATCTCACCTGAATGATAGAAGTGGTGGCCATTGCAATGATACTGAAAATAATGTTAATATGAAAATTGAAGTTTACGTCTGCAAGAAAGGCAATCAGACAGCAACAG ATCCTAAATGCGCAATTGATGTAGGCAATCTGAGGTGTCCTAGCGCTACTACTGTCACGCCATCGTCAAGCGTTGCCGATGCAATTGCATCATCTCAAACAATGCCAGCTGTCGAAGAAAGCTCCTCAAGGCTAACGTTACATCCGTCGATGAGTGCTACAGTGAGTGCTTCTAGACAATCAGGAATCACAAAAACTGTTTCGTCTGGTGTCATGACATCTTGTCCTAATATTTGCGATTGGACCGCCTGCTTTGAAG AACTAGCAAAGACACCGGTTTCGCTTCACATTGCGTCGTCAAAGTTGGCAATCACAAATATATCAATGACTCTTGACGTGCTATCATATTCTCCAACTTTGCTTCCTGCGGACACCTCAACAGATTCCAATCAGTTAGAGACAATTTCATCTTCTCGACTGTTCCAATCAGTTATGCCCGCCGGCACGCTTGAATCATTTGCTACATCATTGACAACAACCGTCTCTCCAACGGTAGCGTCCCAAGATATGTGTGAGCGATGTAAGACCTCGTGTTCATCAAATACTTCCAGTATTTTGGGGGCCCAACAGGAGCAGCTTTCGGGAAACAAAAATTCTAACAGCAGTG GTGCGTGGAGGACTACCGCATTGTTCTTTGCAGCGATTGTTAGCCTCGTCTTCATGGGAATCATCGGAATCATTATTTATAAaaataa CAAACGCTGTTTTAGACGACCTCGTCGTGGAATTGCTCCATGTGAAGGTACCAGCAAAGAAATGCAACTGAGATATTCAGAAGGATCGAGCAATCAAATTCCCTAA
- the LOC136927884 gene encoding uncharacterized protein isoform X2 produces MESSLYILLGLLVCLSFLSGSDIYPSIHWIPQNPLFETDGNICGPGPRYLKVQLNSKISFICPNLATVLQKSTTAIQTSEMYENLWFLENKTAFDACDTSLDPKARRLLTCSSPTTLVFSTMIFLQFTAEKDGLVFEGGRTYYLIATSDGTQSHLNDRSGGHCNDTENNVNMKIEVYVCKKGNQTATELAKTPVSLHIASSKLAITNISMTLDVLSYSPTLLPADTSTDSNQLETISSSRLFQSVMPAGTLESFATSLTTTVSPTVASQDMCERCKTSCSSNTSSILGAQQEQLSGNKNSNSSGAWRTTALFFAAIVSLVFMGIIGIIIYKNNKRCFRRPRRGIAPCEGTSKEMQLRYSEGSSNQIP; encoded by the exons ATGGAGTCTTCTTTATATATTCTACTTGGCCTCCTCGTCTGCTTGAGTTTCCTATCTGGCAGTGACATTTATCCTTCAATACACTGGATCCCTCAGAACCCATT aTTTGAAACTGACGGAAACATCTGCGGACCAGGACCCCGATATTTGAAAGTTCAGCTGAATTCTAAAATCAGTTTTATTTGTCCAAATCTTGCAACCGTGCTTCAGAAAAGTACAACCGCCATTCAAACATCAGAAATGTATGAAAACTTATGgttccttgaaaacaaaacagcgTTTGATGCATGTGACACATCACTAGATCCTAAAGCAAGACGACTGTTGACGTGCTCTTCTCCAACTACATTGGTGTTTTCTACGATGATATTCCTTCAATTTACAGCGGAGAAAGATGGCCTGGTATTTGAAGGAGGGAGGACATATTACTTGATTG CAACTTCTGACGGAACACAATCTCACCTGAATGATAGAAGTGGTGGCCATTGCAATGATACTGAAAATAATGTTAATATGAAAATTGAAGTTTACGTCTGCAAGAAAGGCAATCAGACAGCAACAG AACTAGCAAAGACACCGGTTTCGCTTCACATTGCGTCGTCAAAGTTGGCAATCACAAATATATCAATGACTCTTGACGTGCTATCATATTCTCCAACTTTGCTTCCTGCGGACACCTCAACAGATTCCAATCAGTTAGAGACAATTTCATCTTCTCGACTGTTCCAATCAGTTATGCCCGCCGGCACGCTTGAATCATTTGCTACATCATTGACAACAACCGTCTCTCCAACGGTAGCGTCCCAAGATATGTGTGAGCGATGTAAGACCTCGTGTTCATCAAATACTTCCAGTATTTTGGGGGCCCAACAGGAGCAGCTTTCGGGAAACAAAAATTCTAACAGCAGTG GTGCGTGGAGGACTACCGCATTGTTCTTTGCAGCGATTGTTAGCCTCGTCTTCATGGGAATCATCGGAATCATTATTTATAAaaataa CAAACGCTGTTTTAGACGACCTCGTCGTGGAATTGCTCCATGTGAAGGTACCAGCAAAGAAATGCAACTGAGATATTCAGAAGGATCGAGCAATCAAATTCCCTAA
- the LOC136927890 gene encoding adenosine receptor A3-like, producing the protein MASSEGNNSLNATLFLTSFSQTDGVIWCTALALVSLFVVIGNVLSLGIFALNKKLRKKSFLLVINMAFADLMLGALALPLYIYHVGKDFKLWTADGNDSLEMLYRVVDTVCAQASIITATFIAVERFFATGWPLKHRLLARRRTYYFSIALVWFSSAAISTTVIHFSLISFSICIYIWVSYACTLTLVIACCYIGIRKNYKTGRKLLCRSPNERPTKTLLIVTFVVLLSWLPMITVNALSLYILINHNILLFVNLINFSNSLANPILYSLRISEFRKALFSTARKMPKPSLSRLAAASTAVQLQVAFKDDIDLGAILRKKENQEEPEETKVQSSTREGSLKSNKSFSSDVNRC; encoded by the coding sequence ATGGCAAGCAGTGAAGGAAACAATTCACTAAACGCAACTTTGTTCCTGACATCGTTTAGCCAAACAGACGGCGTGATTTGGTGCACGGCACTCGCCCTTGTGTCGTTATTTGTAGTTATAGGAAACGTTCTCAGTTTAGGTATCTTTGCTTTAAATAAGAAGCTTCGTAAGAAAAGTTTTCTCTTGGTCATAAACATGGCGTTTGCAGACTTAATGCTAGGAGCTTTGGCTCTGCCACTTTACATATATCACGTCGGCAAAGACTTCAAGCTTTGGACGGCTGATGGCAATGACTCTTTGGAAATGCTTTATCGAGTTGTGGACACAGTTTGTGCCCAGGCGTCAATTATAACAGCTACTTTTATCGCTGTGGAAAGGTTTTTTGCAACCGGGTGGCCATTGAAACATCGACTGTTAGCAAGAAGACGAACTTACTACTTTTCAATTGCTCTAGTGTGGTTTTCTTCTGCAGCAATTTCAACAACAGTCATCCACTTTTCTCTTATTTCTTTTTCCATCTGTATCTACATTTGGGTGTCATACGCTTGTACCTTAACCCTCGTCATTGCGTGTTGCTATATCGGAATACGGAAAAACTACAAGACAGGAAGAAAGTTATTATGCCGAAGCCCCAACGAGCGGCCAACGAAGACCTTGTTGATTGTAACATTTGTAGTTCTTCTTTCGTGGCTTCCAATGATTACAGTAAACGCTTTATCACTTTATATTCTGATAAACCACAATATTTTACTTTTCGTTAATTTGATTAACTTTAGCAATTCCTTGGCTAATCCTATCCTGTATTCTTTAAGAATCTCCGAATTTAGAAAAGCATTGTTTTCAACTGCAAGAAAAATGCCCAAGCCTTCTCTTTCGCGCCTTGCTGCTGCCTCCACAGCTGTTCAACTACAAGTTGCATTTAAAGACGATATTGATTTGGGAGCAATTcttagaaagaaagaaaaccaggAGGAGCCGGAGGAAACCAAAGTCCAGTCATCAACAAGAGAAGGGTCACTCAAATCGAACAAGTCTTTTAGTTCTGACGTCAATCGCTGTTAA